The Catenuloplanes niger genome includes a window with the following:
- a CDS encoding monovalent cation/H+ antiporter complex subunit F: protein MTVSGVILTVLLCAAAGLTLYRILRGPAVLDRVIATDVLLAVVVAAIAAEAAFSRDATALPVLVVLSILGFVGSVGVARLGSSTAEPDTAASAAAGQSDTDPAALNVPTHGGRS, encoded by the coding sequence ATGACCGTGTCCGGCGTGATTCTGACCGTGCTGCTCTGTGCGGCCGCCGGCCTGACGCTCTACCGCATCCTGCGCGGGCCGGCCGTGCTCGACCGGGTCATCGCCACCGACGTGCTGCTCGCGGTCGTGGTGGCCGCGATCGCCGCGGAGGCCGCGTTCAGCCGGGACGCGACCGCGCTGCCGGTGCTGGTGGTGCTGTCGATCCTCGGCTTCGTCGGCTCGGTCGGCGTGGCCCGTCTCGGCTCGTCCACCGCGGAACCGGACACCGCCGCGTCGGCCGCGGCCGGGCAGTCCGACACCGACCCGGCCGCGCTCAACGTCCCCACCCACGGAGGCCGGTCATGA
- the mnhG gene encoding monovalent cation/H(+) antiporter subunit G: MIDVIAVVLMIGGALLCLAAGIALLRFPDLLSRMHATAKPQVLGLLLILIGCGLRLRDPVDVTTLVLVAVFQLATAPVAAHMVARSAYRTHRFRADLLVVDELAPAITPAADTPAGHGPR, translated from the coding sequence ATGATCGACGTCATCGCGGTCGTCCTGATGATCGGCGGCGCACTGCTCTGCCTCGCCGCCGGCATCGCGCTGCTCCGCTTCCCCGACCTGCTCAGCCGCATGCACGCCACCGCGAAACCCCAGGTCCTCGGCCTACTGCTGATCCTGATCGGCTGTGGCCTGCGACTGCGCGACCCGGTCGACGTGACCACACTGGTCCTCGTCGCGGTCTTCCAGCTGGCCACCGCACCGGTGGCCGCGCACATGGTGGCCCGCTCCGCCTACCGCACCCACCGCTTCCGCGCCGACCTGCTCGTCGTGGACGAACTCGCGCCCGCCATCACCCCGGCAGCCGACACCCCGGCCGGCCACGGCCCCCGATGA
- a CDS encoding Na+/H+ antiporter subunit E, with the protein MRRATLRERAVAVAGMVAVWLLLWGNAGPFTILGGVLVAVLALMMFPLPSVPFGGRVSPAGTVLFAVCFLRDLVLASAQVAWLAIRPGPVPASAIVAVPLRARTDLHITLTAAALSLIPGSLIVEADRARAILYVHVIGVSTREDVERARAAVVRLETRVLHATGVPRTGRAGDPATPASVPGHVAAARPGPAERAGRRFTAGRDVQERRVTPAAEPVVDTAVRTDEEERA; encoded by the coding sequence GTGAGGCGCGCGACGCTGCGCGAACGCGCGGTGGCCGTGGCCGGCATGGTGGCGGTCTGGCTGCTGCTCTGGGGCAACGCCGGCCCGTTCACGATCCTCGGCGGCGTGCTGGTCGCGGTCCTGGCGCTGATGATGTTCCCGCTGCCGTCCGTGCCGTTCGGCGGCCGGGTCAGCCCGGCCGGGACCGTGCTGTTCGCCGTCTGCTTCCTGCGCGACCTGGTGCTGGCCAGCGCGCAGGTCGCGTGGCTGGCGATCCGGCCCGGCCCGGTGCCGGCCAGCGCCATCGTCGCGGTCCCGCTGCGGGCCCGTACCGACCTGCACATCACGCTCACCGCGGCCGCGCTGTCGCTGATCCCGGGCAGCCTGATCGTGGAGGCCGATCGCGCCCGCGCGATCCTCTACGTGCACGTCATCGGCGTGTCCACCCGGGAGGACGTGGAGCGGGCGCGGGCGGCGGTGGTCCGCCTGGAGACCCGTGTCCTGCACGCGACCGGCGTGCCCCGGACCGGCCGCGCGGGCGACCCGGCCACCCCCGCCTCCGTGCCCGGTCACGTCGCGGCCGCCCGGCCGGGACCGGCGGAGAGAGCGGGCCGGCGGTTCACGGCCGGCCGCGACGTGCAGGAGCGGCGCGTCACCCCGGCCGCCGAACCGGTGGTCGACACCGCCGTCCGTACCGACGAGGAGGAGCGCGCATGA
- a CDS encoding NACHT domain-containing protein produces MRRAWTRTLLIVALPVSVLAFVNWARLLSGTGLEHADQRASVLSLAVGVLSLVVSVISLVVTWRAAAPADATDVIHDHLVRRTRRSLEEEATARDLHPPYLQPTRWSGAGGSGTIEDLARHVADLPVRQLVVLGAPGSGKSSMALRLALDLLDGDTRVPVLLSVPAWDPERSLDDWLASTLLQVHPDLRDGRRFGRSAATVAAGRVLPVLDGFDEAHPAHRVAVLRRLRTELAAGRPLVLVSQEKPFREAVQRSGVTLARASEITVQPLRPDEAARYLPVGQHRGTERWRDVVDHIERTPRGRLAVLLSSPLMIYLARVAYDDPRTDPGELLTMTNPEARAALLDAFLPAVYGRRAGPYPAARAGRWLRYLARRMVARDRPVLHWWQLPDLNPATAGSLRLLVGVLGSVFMSIRFGLPVGLITAVVASRAVGAPVTGPRPVRTAFRPAHAAVGLVVGGAWAAAIGLLVVPDEDVLVPALSGLGIGLTTALLTGVAFGRVHDDRVDDGRALRDDRNVLLAVLAVAAITGLRSGLQWNWWMGTQQFGRTAVILLTALGIARVGVPWLRFAWARLLLALTGRTPFRLRHFLDDAHRRGILRRSGAGLEFRHTTLLRYLAAPPDPARAAPSAPR; encoded by the coding sequence ATGCGGCGAGCGTGGACGCGGACCCTGCTGATCGTGGCTCTCCCGGTGTCGGTGCTGGCGTTCGTCAACTGGGCGCGCCTGCTCTCCGGCACCGGCCTCGAACACGCGGACCAGCGGGCCAGCGTGCTCAGCCTCGCGGTCGGCGTGCTGAGCCTGGTGGTTTCCGTGATCAGCCTGGTCGTCACCTGGCGCGCCGCCGCCCCGGCGGACGCGACCGACGTGATCCACGACCACCTCGTGCGTCGGACGAGGCGAAGCCTGGAGGAGGAGGCGACCGCCCGGGATTTGCACCCGCCGTACCTGCAGCCGACCCGCTGGTCCGGCGCGGGCGGGTCCGGCACCATCGAGGATCTCGCCCGGCACGTCGCGGACCTGCCGGTCCGGCAGCTGGTCGTGCTGGGCGCGCCGGGCAGCGGCAAGAGTTCGATGGCGCTCCGGCTGGCCCTCGACCTGCTCGACGGTGACACGCGGGTGCCGGTGCTGCTGTCCGTGCCGGCCTGGGATCCGGAGCGGAGCCTGGACGACTGGCTCGCCTCGACGCTCCTGCAGGTCCACCCCGATCTGCGCGACGGACGCCGATTCGGCAGGTCGGCCGCCACGGTCGCGGCCGGCCGGGTGCTGCCGGTCCTGGACGGCTTCGACGAGGCGCATCCGGCGCACCGGGTGGCGGTGCTGCGCCGGCTCCGTACCGAGCTCGCCGCGGGCCGCCCACTCGTGCTGGTCTCCCAGGAGAAGCCGTTCCGGGAGGCGGTGCAGCGGTCCGGGGTGACGCTGGCCCGCGCCTCCGAGATCACCGTGCAGCCGCTGCGGCCGGACGAGGCGGCGCGTTACCTGCCGGTCGGCCAGCACCGGGGTACGGAACGCTGGCGGGACGTCGTCGACCACATCGAGCGCACCCCACGCGGACGCCTGGCGGTGCTGCTCTCCTCGCCGCTCATGATCTACCTGGCCCGCGTCGCGTACGACGATCCCCGCACCGATCCCGGCGAGCTGCTCACCATGACCAACCCCGAGGCGCGGGCCGCGCTGCTGGACGCCTTCCTCCCGGCCGTCTACGGGCGCCGGGCCGGGCCGTACCCGGCGGCGCGGGCCGGCCGGTGGCTGCGATACCTGGCCCGGCGGATGGTCGCGCGGGACCGGCCGGTGCTCCACTGGTGGCAGCTGCCCGACCTCAACCCGGCCACGGCCGGGTCCCTTCGCCTCCTGGTCGGCGTGCTCGGGTCGGTGTTCATGAGCATCCGGTTCGGCCTGCCGGTCGGCCTGATCACCGCGGTCGTCGCCAGCCGTGCGGTCGGCGCTCCGGTGACCGGGCCCCGGCCGGTCAGAACGGCGTTCCGGCCCGCCCACGCCGCGGTGGGGCTGGTCGTCGGCGGCGCGTGGGCGGCCGCGATCGGCCTGCTCGTGGTGCCGGACGAGGACGTCCTCGTCCCGGCGCTGTCCGGGCTGGGCATCGGGCTGACCACCGCGTTGCTCACCGGCGTCGCGTTCGGCCGCGTCCACGACGACCGCGTCGACGACGGCCGGGCGCTCCGCGACGACCGGAACGTCCTGCTGGCCGTGCTGGCCGTCGCGGCGATCACGGGGCTGCGGTCCGGTCTGCAGTGGAACTGGTGGATGGGCACCCAGCAGTTCGGTCGCACCGCCGTCATCCTGCTGACCGCGCTGGGGATCGCGCGGGTGGGCGTGCCGTGGCTCCGGTTCGCCTGGGCGCGGCTGCTGCTGGCCCTCACCGGCCGGACCCCGTTCCGCCTGCGTCACTTCCTCGACGACGCGCACCGGCGCGGAATCCTGCGCCGTTCCGGAGCCGGTCTGGAATTCCGCCACACCACGCTGCTCCGCTACCTCGCCGCGCCGCCGGACCCGGCCCGCGCCGCGCCCTCGGCCCCGCGTTAG